Genomic DNA from Thermodesulfovibrionales bacterium:
TTCGAGCTTTTCGAAGAGGAAGGCGTTATAGAGGGAGTTCGCAGAGACATTCGCGATGGCGTTACAGAGACGGATCTCGTTTTCCGTGAATGCGTACCCGGCACGGGATGTCCTGAGAAAGAGGGTTCCGATGACCTCCTCATGGAAGATGATCGGGATTACCACGATGGAGCGGATACCGAGGGGCGAAATGATATCCTGCAAGCGTTCCAGGAGGGGGTCGGTCGTAACGTCCTTGATGACGACGGGCTCTCTCGATACGAGCGCCTTCTTTATCTCGGGATACTTCGAGAGGTCAAGCTTGATGTTTTTTACGAGGGGAGTCTCGAAGGTAGAAACAACGTGGGCGTACCGCTTGTCGCTGTCGACGCGGATGATGGAGCACCTCGTCACCGGGATGACTTCCGAGATCTTTTTTACGATGAGATAGAATATCTCCTGCGGGTCGAGGGTCGAAGAGACGAGGTAGGTGAGTTCGATGAGCGCCTGAAGGTTATCCGTTTCTTTCTTGAGGAGACCTACCATCTGTCTCCTGTCAAGGACGTTCTTGATCTTGAATTCAAGATCCCCCTCATGGAAGGGACTGATGAGATAGTTTTCCGCCCCGTACTTCATGATCGTCTTGAAGCCGGTCTGAGTGTTCGGGGGGATCGTCGCGATGATTGAAGGCCTTCCTTCAAGGGGAGAGAGGTTCTGCAGCTCATCCGCC
This window encodes:
- a CDS encoding sensor domain-containing diguanylate cyclase, coding for MSERILIYEKNREILTFLKSFFRKRRKSGVEFVQTLASLKEALSTDSNNCIQLCIVSADELQNLSPLEGRPSIIATIPPNTQTGFKTIMKYGAENYLISPFHEGDLEFKIKNVLDRRQMVGLLKKETDNLQALIELTYLVSSTLDPQEIFYLIVKKISEVIPVTRCSIIRVDSDKRYAHVVSTFETPLVKNIKLDLSKYPEIKKALVSREPVVIKDVTTDPLLERLQDIISPLGIRSIVVIPIIFHEEVIGTLFLRTSRAGYAFTENEIRLCNAIANVSANSLYNAFLFEKLESEKLRFEKLAITDFLTGAYNIRYFYHRLQEEFSRSERYALPLSCLMIDIDHFKEINDKFGHRTGDTVLREFAQVLKKHTRKSDVLARYGGEEFIMLLTQTTETGAVSKAEAMRSYIENYKFRSLKGRKGPTVSIGVASFPNSRIKTNEQLITFSDNALYRAKTTGRNQVALYGNAT